From the Armatimonas rosea genome, the window GCGTCGTGTGGTCTTTATGGGGAAGGCGGAGCTCTTTAAGAATAAAGTCCTGAACTGGTTGCTTCGAGGAGTCGATGGCTTCCCGGTCAAGCGGGGAGAGGCGGATATGTCGGCGGTAAAGGCGGCACTGGGCTTCCTAAAGACGGGCCGGGTGGTCTGTATCTTCCCGGAAGGGACGCGGCAGGACTCGGAGGAAGAGCTCGGGGAGCCTGAGGCGGGCGCCGCGACCTTTGCCATGAAGACGGGCTGCCCTGTTGTCCCGGTCTTTGTGAAGGGAGCACAAGGGGTGCTGAGCAAAAAAGGAGGGCTCCGGCGAGGAAAGATCACCGTTGTCTTTGGAGAGCCCTATACGATCCCGAAGAACGCGGATCGTGAGGTAGCTGGCCAGGAGATGATGGTGGCGATTGCCAAGACACGGGATGCCTGGCGCGGGAAGCCCGCACAGCGTGTTGGGGTGTTCTCTCCCATTCCTCCGATGGAGCGCTCGTAAAGAGAATTAAGGCCCAGCATCGTGCTGGGCCTTGTCGTGTGGCTACTCGGTGACAGGGTCGATAAAGACAATCGCTCCGCTGGAGCTGACATTGACTCCGATCGTCCCGGCAAGGACGCTGTCGAGAAGCGCTTTGTTCAGCTCAAAGGCGGCCATGCGCTCTGGAGAGGCGAGTGCCTTCTGCCGGCGAGGGCGGCCCACGAGGGTCTTGAGCTCTTCGGCTTCCCCATGGACACCACGTGCCCAAGCGATCACACTCTGGAGCTCCTCTTGGGAAGCTCCCTGAGCGCCACGAGTCTTGAGGAGCGACTCGACAAGCAGAGCGGTCTGTGCCACATGGTCAATTGCCCCCGTGCGGCGGCGGCGGCGGCGAACAACGGGTGCAGCTGCTGCTACCTCGGGTGTTTCTGCGACGGGGTCCGTCGTTATTTTTGGTCTTCGTCCCATTTTAGTTTCGTCTTCTTTCTTCGTGCTACCTTGGAGAGCTCTATGTAGGACTCATGGTATGTCA encodes:
- a CDS encoding lysophospholipid acyltransferase family protein, translating into MSEEKATKPPTDTYWILKRGTLVLLRPWATFYIQGAENVPKEGPVLYVSNHTSYLDPVAIGNVSPRRVVFMGKAELFKNKVLNWLLRGVDGFPVKRGEADMSAVKAALGFLKTGRVVCIFPEGTRQDSEEELGEPEAGAATFAMKTGCPVVPVFVKGAQGVLSKKGGLRRGKITVVFGEPYTIPKNADREVAGQEMMVAIAKTRDAWRGKPAQRVGVFSPIPPMERS